The Vicia villosa cultivar HV-30 ecotype Madison, WI linkage group LG1, Vvil1.0, whole genome shotgun sequence genome includes a region encoding these proteins:
- the LOC131635542 gene encoding protein QUIRKY has translation MNSMTTPFQHGPPQTVRRLVVEVVDARNLLPKDGQGSSSPYVVGDFDGQRKRTTTRFKELNPVWNETLEFIVSDPENMEFEELEVEVYNDKKFGNGSGRKNHFLGRVKLYGTQFSGRGEEALVYYTLEKKSVFSWIRGEIGLKIYYYDELLQQQEQQQQQQQEQPPPQEEERPSGMEQERNRPQMMVEEGRVFQVNGNGPMEHCVPLPDGPPSPRVVVVEESPSPVVRVQQDPPLPEMYGHPEPEMQYHQPEVRKMQAIRNDRVKIMKRPNGDYAPKDISGKKPNGESERIHPYDLVEPMQYLFVRIVKVRGLNPPTESPFVKVRTSSHYVRSKPASYRPNEPNDSPEWNQVFALGYNKTDAASATLEISVWDSPTEQFLGGVCFDLSDVPIRDSPDSPLAPQWYRLEGGAAEQNTGRVSGDVQLSVWIGTQSDDAFPEAWSSDAPYVAHTRSKVYQSPKLWYLRVTVMEAQDLNLTPNLPPLTTPEIRVKVQLGFQSQRTRRGSMNHHSMSFHWHEDLLFVAGEPLEDSMVLLVEDRTTKEAALLGHVVIPLTSIEQRIDDRHVPAKWFPLEGGSYCGRVHLRLNLEGGYHVLDEAAHVCSDFRPTAKSLWKPPVGILELGILGARGLLPMKSKGPGKGSTDAYCVAKYGKKWVRTRTVTDSFDPRWNEQYTWQVYDPCTVLTVGVFDNWRMFADASEEKPDCRIGKVRIRVSTLESNKIYTSSYPLLVLTRTGLKKMGEIELAVRFACPSFLPDMCAVYGQPLLPKMHYIRPLGVAQQEALRGAATKMVAQWLARSEPPMGHEVVRYMLDADSHAWSMRKSKANWFRIVAVLAWAVGLAKWLDDIRRWKNPVTTVLLHILYLVLVWYPDLIVPTGFLYVVLIGIWYYRFRPKIPAGMDTRLSQSEAVDPDELDEEFDTMPSSKPPDMVRIRYDRLRMLAARVQTVLGDFATQGERVQALVSWRDPRATKLFIGVCFVIAIILYSVPPKMVAVALGFYYLRHPMFRNPMPPASLNFFRRLPSLSDRLM, from the coding sequence ATGAACTCAATGACGACGCCGTTTCAACATGGGCCGCCGCAAACGGTGAGGAGATTGGTGGTGGAAGTTGTGGACGCGCGCAACCTGCTACCCAAAGATGGTCAAGGAAGTTCAAGCCCTTATGTTGTGGGGGACTTCGATGGTCAGAGAAAACGAACCACCACCAGGTTCAAGGAGCTGAACCCAGTTTGGAACGAAACCCTTGAGTTTATTGTTTCAGACCCGGAGAATATGGAGTTTGAGGAGCTTGAAGTTGAGGTTTACAATGATAAAAAGTTTGGAAATGGTAGTGGACGGAAGAATCATTTTCTGGGTAGGGTTAAGCTTTATGGAACGCAGTTTTCAGGTAGAGGAGAAGAGGCTCTGGTTTACTATACGCTAGAGAAGAAGAGTGTTTTCAGTTGGATAAGAGGTGAAATCGGTCTCAAGATTTATTACTACGATGAACTGTTGCAGCAACAagagcagcaacaacaacagcaacaggAGCAGCCACCACCACAGGAGGAGGAGAGACCTTCCGGAATGGAGCAAGAGAGAAACAGACCTCAGATGATGGTTGAGGAGGGAAGGGTTTTTCAGGTTAATGGTAATGGACCGATGGAGCATTGTGTTCCACTTCCAGATGGTCCTCCTTCGCCGCGTGTTGTGGTTGTTGAGGAATCACCATCTCCGGTTGTTCGTGTTCAACAGGATCCACCTTTGCCGGAGATGTATGGTCATCCGGAACCGGAAATGCAGTATCACCAGCCGGAAGTGAGAAAAATGCAAGCAATAAGAAATGATAGAGTGAAGATTATGAAGAGACCAAACGGCGACTACGCGCCGAAAGATATCTCCGGCAAGAAACCAAACGGTGAGTCTGAGAGGATTCATCCCTATGATCTAGTGGAGCCAATGCAGTATCTGTTTGTCAGAATCGTCAAGGTTCGTGGTCTTAATCCTCCAACTGAAAGCCCATTCGTGAAGGTTCGAACCTCCAGTCACTACGTGAGATCAAAGCCTGCAAGTTATCGTCCGAACGAGCCAAACGACTCACCGGAGTGGAACCAGGTTTTTGCCCTAGGTTACAACAAGACCGACGCAGCTAGTGCCACGTTAGAGATTTCAGTTTGGGATTCACCTACAGAGCAATTTCTCGGTGGCGTTTGCTTTGATCTTTCTGATGTACCTATCCGAGACTCTCCTGATAGTCCTCTTGCTCCACAATGGTACCGTCTCGAAGGAGGTGCCGCCGAACAAAACACTGGCAGAGTCTCCGGTGATGTTCAGTTATCCGTTTGGATCGGAACTCAATCTGACGATGCATTTCCAGAAGCATGGAGCTCAGATGCACCGTACGTGGCACACACTCGCTCCAAGGTTTACCAATCACCTAAGCTATGGTACCTTCGTGTTACAGTAATGGAAGCACAAGACCTGAATCTGACTCCAAATCTACCTCCATTAACAACACCGGAGATCAGAGTTAAGGTGCAATTAGGGTTTCAATCACAGAGAACGAGACGAGGCTCAATGAACCACCACAGCATGTCGTTTCACTGGCACGAAGACCTTCTCTTCGTCGCCGGTGAGCCTCTAGAAGATTCCATGGTTCTTCTGGTGGAGGATCGAACCACCAAGGAAGCGGCACTCCTCGGCCACGTGGTGATTCCTCTTACTTCAATTGAACAGCGAATAGATGACCGCCACGTGCCAGCCAAATGGTTCCCACTGGAAGGTGGATCCTACTGCGGACGAGTCCACCTCCGCCTCAACCTCGAAGGTGGATATCACGTGCTTGACGAAGCGGCGCACGTGTGCAGCGATTTCCGTCCCACAGCAAAATCTCTCTGGAAACCTCCCGTTGGGATTCTTGAACTTGGAATCCTAGGCGCTCGTGGTCTTCTCCCAATGAAATCCAAGGGTCCAGGAAAAGGGTCCACGGATGCTTACTGTGTAGCCAAGTATGGGAAAAAATGGGTCCGAACCCGTACCGTAACGGATAGCTTCGACCCACGCTGGAACGAACAGTATACATGGCAGGTTTATGACCCATGCACCGTTTTGACCGTTGGTGTTTTTGACAACTGGCGTATGTTTGCTGACGCGTCAGAAGAAAAACCTGATTGCCGTATCGGAAAAGTTCGTATTCGGGTTTCCACTCTAGAAAGCAACAAAATCTACACAAGTTCATATCCATTACTGGTTCTAACTCGAACCGGTTTAAAGAAAATGGGTGAAATCGAATTAGCGGTTCGGTTCGCATGCCCTTCGTTTCTTCCCGACATGTGTGCAGTTTACGGCCAACCATTACTTCCAAAAATGCACTACATCCGCCCCCTAGGGGTAGCTCAACAGGAAGCTCTCCGTGGCGCTGCCACCAAAATGGTGGCTCAGTGGCTGGCACGGTCTGAGCCACCAATGGGACACGAGGTTGTTCGTTACATGTTGGACGCTGACTCACACGCTTGGAGCATGAGGAAAAGTAAAGCGAATTGGTTTAGAATTGTGGCAGTCTTAGCCTGGGCCGTTGGATTAGCTAAATGGTTAGATGATATCAGAAGATGGAAAAATCCAGTTACAACGGTTTTGCTTCATATACTCTACTTAGTACTTGTTTGGTATCCAGATTTAATTGTTCCAACCGGGTTTTTATACGTGGTTTTAATTGGGATATGGTATTACCGTTTTAGACCCAAAATACCTGCTGGTATGGATACACGATTATCACAATCCGAAGCTGTTGATCCGGATGAACTAGACGAAGAATTTGACACCATGCCTAGCTCCAAACCACCTGATATGGTTCGGATTCGTTATGACAGGTTAAGGATGTTGGCTGCGAGGGTGCAAACGGTTTTAGGTGATTTTGCAACACAAGGGGAAAGGGTTCAAGCATTGGTTAGTTGGAGGGACCCAAGAGCTACCAAATTGTTCATTGGAGTGTGTTTTGTTATTGCTATTATACTCTATTCTGTGCCTCCTAAAATGGTTGCTGTGGCTTTGGGATTCTATTACCTCCGTCATCCGATGTTTCGGAACCCAATGCCGCCGGCTAGTTTGAACTTTTTCCGGCGACTTCCTAGCTTGTCTGATCGGTTGATGTAG
- the LOC131635551 gene encoding uncharacterized protein LOC131635551 isoform X1: MANAGGTPRLRVTRAAARTALVEEIVPSSGWSEDSTGHYLIVDLSEFKKEDVKLQVDSSGRIVVKGERQASELKRVRFHLSFPAPSNSEVDKIAGKFDGGILYVTLPKQIVQENKESDHEEAGNDSVERAEENDSHTTNANDEGRDLNQHFGHAHDEGRDFSQHVGHAHDEGRDFNQHVNHAHDERRDFNQLGHAHGEGRDFNQQVGHAHGEGRDFNQQVGHAHGEGRDFTQQVGHAHEEHKEERKENVHMGNFSGQVIRKWDQETMLRGAMDVLWKNREIVVTAVIAFSFGMYVSSKFQSSEAL, encoded by the exons ATGGCCAATGCTGGAGGTACACCAAGACTTAGAGTAACAAGAGCTGCAGCACGCACTGCACTTGTTGAAGAGATTGTACCTAGTTCTGGATGGTCAGAGGACTCTACCGGCCATTATCTTATAGTGGATCTTTCTG AATTCAAGAAGGAAGATGTGAAGCTTCAGGTTGATAGCAGTGGCCGTATTGTTGTTAAGGGAGAGAGGCAAGCAAGTGAGCTGAAACGTGTTCGTTTTCATCTGAGTTTTCCTGCACCATCGAATTCTGAGGTCGATAAAATAGCTGGAAAATTTGATGGGGGGATACTTTACGTGACTCTCCCCAAGCAAATTGTACAGGAGAACAAGGAGAGTGACCATGAGGAAGCAGGGAATGACAGTGTTGAAAGAGCAGAAGAAAATGATAGCCATACAACCAATGCAAATGATGAGGGGAGAGATCTTAATCAACACTTCGGCCATGCTCATGACGAGGGGAGAGATTTTAGTCAACACGTCGGTCATGCTCATGATGAGGGGAGAGATTTTAATCAACACGTCAACCATGCTCATGATGAGAGGAGAGATTTTAATCAACTCGGCCATGCTCATGGTGAGGGGAGAGATTTTAATCAACAGGTCGGCCATGCTCATGGTGAGGGGAGAGATTTTAATCAACAGGTCGGCCATGCTCATGGTGAGGGGAGAGATTTTACTCAACAGGTCGGCCATGCTCATGAAGAacacaaagaagaaagaaaagaaaatgtacACATGGGGAACTTTTCTGGACAAGTAATAAGGAAGTGGGATCAAGAAACCATGTTAAGAGGTGCAATGGATGTTTTATGGAAAAACAGAGAAATTGTGGTAACTGCTGTTATAGCCTTCTCCTTTGGGATGTATGTATCTAGTAAATTCCAATCTTCAGAAGCACTATAA
- the LOC131635551 gene encoding uncharacterized protein LOC131635551 isoform X2 has protein sequence MANAGGTPRLRVTRAAARTALVEEIVPSSGWSEDSTGHYLIVDLSEFKKEDVKLQVDSSGRIVVKGERQASELKRVRFHLSFPAPSNSEVDKIAGKFDGGILYVTLPKQIVQENKESDHEEAGNDSVERAEENDSHTTNANDEGRDLNQHFGHAHDEGRDFSQHVGHAHDEGRDFNQHVNHAHDERRDFNQLGHAHGEGRDFNQQVGHAHGEGRDFNQQVGHAHEEHKEERKENVHMGNFSGQVIRKWDQETMLRGAMDVLWKNREIVVTAVIAFSFGMYVSSKFQSSEAL, from the exons ATGGCCAATGCTGGAGGTACACCAAGACTTAGAGTAACAAGAGCTGCAGCACGCACTGCACTTGTTGAAGAGATTGTACCTAGTTCTGGATGGTCAGAGGACTCTACCGGCCATTATCTTATAGTGGATCTTTCTG AATTCAAGAAGGAAGATGTGAAGCTTCAGGTTGATAGCAGTGGCCGTATTGTTGTTAAGGGAGAGAGGCAAGCAAGTGAGCTGAAACGTGTTCGTTTTCATCTGAGTTTTCCTGCACCATCGAATTCTGAGGTCGATAAAATAGCTGGAAAATTTGATGGGGGGATACTTTACGTGACTCTCCCCAAGCAAATTGTACAGGAGAACAAGGAGAGTGACCATGAGGAAGCAGGGAATGACAGTGTTGAAAGAGCAGAAGAAAATGATAGCCATACAACCAATGCAAATGATGAGGGGAGAGATCTTAATCAACACTTCGGCCATGCTCATGACGAGGGGAGAGATTTTAGTCAACACGTCGGTCATGCTCATGATGAGGGGAGAGATTTTAATCAACACGTCAACCATGCTCATGATGAGAGGAGAGATTTTAATCAACTCGGCCATGCTCATGGTGAGGGGAGAGATTTTAATCAACAGGTCGGCCATGCTCATGGTGAGGGGAGAGATTTTAATCAACAG GTCGGCCATGCTCATGAAGAacacaaagaagaaagaaaagaaaatgtacACATGGGGAACTTTTCTGGACAAGTAATAAGGAAGTGGGATCAAGAAACCATGTTAAGAGGTGCAATGGATGTTTTATGGAAAAACAGAGAAATTGTGGTAACTGCTGTTATAGCCTTCTCCTTTGGGATGTATGTATCTAGTAAATTCCAATCTTCAGAAGCACTATAA